Genomic segment of Halopelagius inordinatus:
GCCCGCGCTTGGGGCGTCGCGTGGGCCGTCGTCCTCGCGGCCGGACTGGCGGGGCGCGGCTACCGATTCGTCGAGATGGCCGCGAAACTCCTCGTCTCGGCCGTCGTCCTCGCCTTCCTCGCGTCGCTTCTCGTCGTCCCGGTGGACCCCGCGGCGGCCGCCTCGGGACTCGTGCCGCGGATTCCCGCCGGGGTCGACGGCGCTCTCGTCGCCGCGGGCGTCCTCGGCGGCGCGGTTCACATCACCCTCGTCACCATGCACTCCTACACGATGCGCGCTCGGGGGTGGACGGCCGACGACTACGGGTTGGCGACGTTCGACGTGGCCGTCTCGATTTTCGGCGCGTTCGGCGCGTTCAGCGTCGCTATCTTCCTCGTCGCCGCGGGCGTCCTCCACGACCCGACCGTCGCGGCGGACGAACTCACCGCCGTCGCGGCGGCGCGGACGCTCGGTCCCTTGGTCGGTCCCTACGCGGAGTGGCTGTTCTTGCTCGGCCTGTGGGGGGCGGCCGTCTCGACGCTCGGCGGCAACACCGTCGTCCCGCCCTTCCTCGTCGCGGACAAACTCGGGTGGGAGACGGACATCTCCGATAGCCGGTACCGGGCGGCGCTGGTCGCGATGGCGCTCGTCTCCGCGGCGGGCGCGTTCGTCGGCGGGGCGTTCTTCCCCCTCCTCGTTCTCGTCCTCGCGTTCGGCCTCGTCGGGACGCCGTTCGTCCTCGTCGTCGTCCTCTATCTTCTGAACTCCGAGGCCGTCCCCGAACGCAACTCCGCGTCGGCGAACCTCGGCGGCGTCGCCCTCCTCGCCGTCGCCGTCGTGACGGCGGGGTCGTTCGTCCGAGAGCAGATTGCGGGCGGCCTGACCGACCCGACGACCGTCTTCGTCGCGGCGTTCTCCGCGTTCGTGGGCGTCGCGACTGTCGCACTCGTCGGCCGGTACCTCCGGGAACGCGTCACCGCCCTCGGGAGGGGCGTCGAGGGGTAGCCGTCGGACCGCCCGTGACTATAGTCCACACAACACGAGTATGCGGTACGTTTCCACTCGGTTCGATTCGAAGACTAACCGCACGACGCGAGGCGATCTCTACCCGAAGCGAGGGGGTTCAGAAGTCGCCGCGGAACTCCGCGTCGGTGAGGTTCCGCGCGCTCTTCGGGTGCGGTCCCAGCACGCCCGGCCGGTTCAGCGCCCTCCGATACGCGCCGTACGCGCGTATCGACTCGCCGTCTATCCGGACCGTCTCCGTCCCGCGTTCTCCGCCGAAGACGCTCCAGTCCGTCTCCTTTTCGTGGTTGAACCAACAGACCA
This window contains:
- a CDS encoding NRAMP family divalent metal transporter, which codes for MGRTDEAVTNVTAVDTGQFGTYVREMGPSWVAGAIAAGPATMASVLTAGAAFGYALLWIVVLSAVLGALAQYLSMRLGLLTEDGIVSVVERHLGDSWAWILVVDAVLAAGLAQLVIMKGLADVSAAVTGVDARAWGVAWAVVLAAGLAGRGYRFVEMAAKLLVSAVVLAFLASLLVVPVDPAAAASGLVPRIPAGVDGALVAAGVLGGAVHITLVTMHSYTMRARGWTADDYGLATFDVAVSIFGAFGAFSVAIFLVAAGVLHDPTVAADELTAVAAARTLGPLVGPYAEWLFLLGLWGAAVSTLGGNTVVPPFLVADKLGWETDISDSRYRAALVAMALVSAAGAFVGGAFFPLLVLVLAFGLVGTPFVLVVVLYLLNSEAVPERNSASANLGGVALLAVAVVTAGSFVREQIAGGLTDPTTVFVAAFSAFVGVATVALVGRYLRERVTALGRGVEG